The Mycolicibacterium fluoranthenivorans genomic interval CCGAGCACCGCAGGGGACGACAGACTCACCAGATAACCGGCCAGCGCCCGGCGATCATCACGCGCCGCCAGCGCGGTCCACGTGTCGACGACGAGCCGGAGCTGTTGGTCGGGCTGGGCGAATCCGACGGTGAGCAGCAGTCCGGTCACCCGATCCGGGTGACGGACCGCGGCCGTCACCGCAACGGCCGTCCCCAGTGACAAGCCGAGAAGGGGGAACTTCTCGAACCCGGCGTCCACGGCCGCCCGCACCAACGAATCGGCGAGAACGTTCACGTCCAATGTATTTGGGGCCTCGGGTGTTGCGCCCGAGCCCGGATAGTTCAGGCCGACGAGCGTGCGGGTGTCCGACAAGGCCTCGATCACCTGCCCGAAGTTGGCGCCGACGCTGCCTCCCGCACCGTGGGCGAGCACGAGCGGCGCGCCGGTTCCGGTCGCGATGATGTCGGGGTCGGCGACGAGGTGTGGATGCGTCATAGAGTGGACGCTAAACCTTCACATGGACGTCAAGGTCAACTTCGTGAGACCACCATCACATAGGCAGGCACCATGCGGATCGGCGAGCTGGCACAACGCTGCGACGTATCGCCCCGGTCGCTGCGCTACTACGAGGAGCAGCACCTGCTGCAGTCCGATCGTCACTCGAACGGATACCGCGACTACCCCGAATCGGCCGTCGAATCGGTCAAACGGATCAGGGCCCTGATCGATGCGGGGTTCAGCGCCGACACCATCCGAAAAGTGCTGCCGTGCATGAACGGTGACGACCTGGATATGTGCCCGCAGGTGGCCGAGGTGATCCGTGCGACGTTGCGCGATATCGAT includes:
- a CDS encoding alpha/beta fold hydrolase: MTHPHLVADPDIIATGTGAPLVLAHGAGGSVGANFGQVIEALSDTRTLVGLNYPGSGATPEAPNTLDVNVLADSLVRAAVDAGFEKFPLLGLSLGTAVAVTAAVRHPDRVTGLLLTVGFAQPDQQLRLVVDTWTALAARDDRRALAGYLVSLSSPAVLGEFDRQAADTAIAATLENYPAGGADQARLAASVDTVAACHQIGIPTVVFVGGQDRIVLPQTTRQLAEAIPGATLIEYATAGHIFTPPEASVWIDDIREFLRDHEL
- a CDS encoding MerR family transcriptional regulator; protein product: MRIGELAQRCDVSPRSLRYYEEQHLLQSDRHSNGYRDYPESAVESVKRIRALIDAGFSADTIRKVLPCMNGDDLDMCPQVAEVIRATLRDIDGQLRDLDAKRSKVTALLSGQGLPSPAAQSARNAK